The genomic stretch AACACTTTATCCCAAAGTTCATCAGTTAATTCGCCGGCTGGAACAAAATTATCCATGATGCCCGCATTGTTTACTAAAATATCTAACGTGCCGTATGTCTCAGTAGCTTTGTTAATCATGCTTTCAATATCGTCTTGTTTCGTGACATTCGCAACAACCGCAAGTGATGTACCTTGTTCTTTTTCAATTAACGCTACTGTTTTTTGTGCCGCTTCTAAATTTAAATCCGCAACAACAACCTTCGCCCCTTCTTTCGCAAAAAGAATCGCAATTTGTTGCCCCATTCCAGACGCTGCACCAGTTACTACGGCTACTTTTCCATTTAATTTCCCCATTGTTATTTCCTCCTTCACTTTTGTTAAGCTAAAAAGGATAAAATTTCTCTCCTTCTTATTTTAATTATAGCTCCGATATAAAGCGCTATCAATATGTAAAGAAAGCCTGTTTTGTTGATTAAGCAACACTTTTGCGTTATATGTATAGTAGTAGGAAATTTTCTCGGATGGGAGTTTCAAATGATGGATAGAAGGATTAAAAAAACAAAACAAGCCTTAAACCAAGCTTTATTTACTCTTCTTGATGAAAAAACTTTTCAACAGATTACGATTACGGATATTGTTACAGTAGCAGATGTTAATCGAGGCACGTTCTATAAACATTACCGTGACAAAGAAGAACTTTTAGATAGTATTATTGATGAAGTGCTGGCTGATTTACAAAAAGCGTATCAAGACCCTTATACACATAAGACGCCTTTTTCCATTCAAACACTTACACCTTCCATGATAAAAATTTTTGATCATGTATACGGTCATCAAGCTTTTTATACACAAGTTATAAAATCGACAATCCGTCCCAGTTTTCAAAATCAAGTTTGTGACGTTATTCGGGAACTGATTTTAAATGACTTTGATTATTCAGCTGACAGTTCGAGTATAGAGCCCTTGTTACTTGCATCTTATCAAGCACATGCGATTTTCGGCATGATTGTTTTTTGGGCAGAAGAAAGTTTTGCTCATTCACCGGCGTTTATGTCAGAGCAACTTCTTCATATTATTCAGACTAAAAATCCAATCTTATAATTCTTACATATTTGTTATATTATTTTCCTTCTTTGTAACTTGAAACGAGGGCTTCATAATCCTAGTCTTGCTATAATAAAGACATCTTAGAAAGGTGTGTTGATTATGAATGATCATCGTATTTTAAATGCTTTAAGTTATTTTAGTATCCTATTTGCACCTGTTATTGTGCCAGTATTGATTTGGATTTTTGCTAAATCAGAGGATGTTACTCATCATGCTAAAGTTGCATTACTAACTCACATTATTCCGACTATCGCTGGTGTTCTATGTTTCTCCAGTGTTTTCGTTACAGCTTTGACAAATGGCGGCTTACTCGCAAATGTATCATTTTTCGTTACCGGTAGCTTATTTATATTTACACTAATAGCTATTGTTGGACTGTTTATCTTTAATATTGTTCGAGGTATTCAAATGCTTTTAACGAAAAATGAAGAAGATGCTTGGATTTAAATGAAAAAGCTATCCTAAATTTCTTAGGATAGCTTTTTTTTATTTTATTTGTTTAGGTTTTTTTAAGAAGAATACTCCAGCAACACTAACAAACAATCCAATGAATAGCATTGTATAAGGGAACTCATCTCCTGTAGAAGGAAGTTTTCTCTTATTATTTGTTGATTTGTTTGTTGTTTTAAAGTTTTGTTTTATAGGTTTTGGCTCTGCTACTGTAGCTGATTCTGTTAGCTGTTCTGTTGGTTTTGATGGTTCAGTAGGTTCCACAATAATCGGCATTGCCTTTTTCTCATAAACAAAGGTTATTTCTTGTGAAGTTTCTTTATACATACCTTTTTTGTTAGCGGAATCTTTAACTAATGTGTAGCCAACGATTTCTTTAGCTTTCACATTGTATTCTTCATCAACATTTCCAGTATGCATTTCCTCATCATTTAATTGATTGCCCTCTACATCTATAAATTTAACTATAATTGTACCAATTTTTTTCTTGTTGGTTTTGGTTACATTAGCCGCTTCTGTTTGGTTAAAATCAATCGTGAAATGAACTGGTGCCGCGTCTAATTGGTAACCAGTTGGGGCTTTGGTTTCAATTAATTTATAGTCGCCTGGTGCCAAATCAGCTACGCTAATTTCTCCATTATCATCTGTTACGAGATTCTCGCTGACTAATGCTCCGTCCTCGTTTCGCAACTCAAATGTGGCGTCAGCTAGCTCGGTATTTGTTGCGCTATCTTTTTTCGTTAGCACTACCGTGCCTGTTTTTGCTGTGTTGGTTTTGCTTACTTTCGCTGCTTCTGTTTGGTTAAAATCAATCGTGAAACGAACTGGTGCCGCGTCTAATTGGTAACCAGTTGGGGCTTTGGTTTCAATTAATTTATAGTCGCCTGGTGCCAAATCAGCTACGCTAATTTCTCCATTATCATCTGTTACGAGATTCTCACGGACTACTGTTCCGCCCTCGTTTCGTAACTCAAATGTGGCGTCAGCTAGCTTGGCATTTGTTGCGCTATCTTTTTTCGTTAGCACTACCGTGCCTGTTTTTGCTGTGTTGGTTTTGCTTACTTTCGCTGCTTCTGACTGGTTAAAATCAATTGTGAAATGAACCGGGGTCGCGTCTAATTGGTAACCAGCTGGTGCTTTGGTTTCAATTAACTTATAGTCGCCTGGTGCTAAATCGGTTATTTCTATATTACCGCTCGCAGCTGTTGTTAGTTTTTCTTTTAGTTTTGACCCAGCGGCGTTTTGTAATTCAAACTCGGCATCTGCTAATACTTCATCTGATGCACTGTCCTTTTTCGTTAAAATAACCTTGCCTTTTTTCATAGCATTTTTGATGGTTAAAAGAAGTTCCTCACCAGATGAATTAACAGTAATTTCTTTTCCTTCTTTGTATTCATCGCTAATGTTGTATCCTTCTGGAGCTTCTGTTTCAACTAATTTATACTTCCCAGATTGTATACCATCTAGTAGAATTTCACCTTCTGAATTAGTTTTTATTTCTTGTCCAGATTTTTCACCATCTAGTGTGTAAAGCTGAAATTTTGCGCCTTCTAATTTCTTCGTAGTATCGTCTTCATCCACTTTTGTGATTTTAATCGTGCCAATCGTTGCAATCCCTGATCCAGATCCCACTGTAAAGACTGGTGATACTGCTGCATTTCTTTTTTTAAAGAACATTGGAACATTACTAAAATCTTCTGCTTCCACCGTCGTTTCGTTAGAAATTGGTCCTGAAAGTAAACTTATTGTGCTGTAGCTTACTTTTATTGGCGCCATTGCAGTATAGTTTTTAAATTGAATGGTAAAGGTATTTCCTTCAAAAATAATATCATAATTTTCTTCGTTTATCGGTTCGTTCGTTTTTGTATTAATTACCTGAAAACTATTTTTAATAAACTGAGCGCCCGTATTTCCTTGTTCCAATCGATTGGTAATAACCGGATTAGACAGTGTTCTTTCTGGAGAAATATTCAAGAGTTCCATATTCCAGTTCACTTTATTTCCATAGACATTATCTATGTTTCCAGCTACCTTAATAACTTCATTTTGCAAAAAAGCAAACTCTTTCGTCTCGTATATTTGTTCATCTGCTCCATTATCTGAGACGATAGCTTTATTGTTTACCCACTGTGAGAAGAACCAATTATCTTTTGGTTTTGTTTTATATTTAACAAATACACGATTAGTATCTAAATTACCAAATTCCAAATGTATTTTATTGGCTGATGTGTCTATTTTGGTTGGATAATTAGCATCCCCAACTTGTGCTAAAGTCCCTTTTATCTCTAGAGGAATACTCAAGTCGGTCAGCTCGGATGAATTAACTACATTACGATACTGTAAAGATCCTTCAACAAAGGTTGTACCATCTAAAAATTCATCATCTAAAACCAATTTATCATATTTTTTCCCCATTGCATTGACAGATACAATCCAATTTATTTCACCAGTTGCCGGATTCCATTTACCGACCTTCCCACCGTTAGCTAAAATACTAGTTTCCGGTGTTGCTTCTGCCTTTATTGTTTCTGAATACTGGGTTAAACTACCGTCAAAATATGAAAACGAGGCTTTATTATCTAGCGTTTTTGCTCCATCAGTTAAATCAATTTTTGTTTTCATTTTCACAACAATTTTATTATCTGTTGTCGCATAGTTACCGATAAGTTTAATTTTAAACCCAGCTGGCGAGACGTCTTTTTGGATGGTAAAGTCTCTACCTTCTGTTAATAATTTGTAGCCTGAATCAGAAGGATAAGCGTAC from Listeria monocytogenes ATCC 19117 encodes the following:
- a CDS encoding TetR/AcrR family transcriptional regulator, with product MDRRIKKTKQALNQALFTLLDEKTFQQITITDIVTVADVNRGTFYKHYRDKEELLDSIIDEVLADLQKAYQDPYTHKTPFSIQTLTPSMIKIFDHVYGHQAFYTQVIKSTIRPSFQNQVCDVIRELILNDFDYSADSSSIEPLLLASYQAHAIFGMIVFWAEESFAHSPAFMSEQLLHIIQTKNPIL
- a CDS encoding DUF4870 domain-containing protein, with the protein product MNDHRILNALSYFSILFAPVIVPVLIWIFAKSEDVTHHAKVALLTHIIPTIAGVLCFSSVFVTALTNGGLLANVSFFVTGSLFIFTLIAIVGLFIFNIVRGIQMLLTKNEEDAWI
- a CDS encoding MSCRAMM family protein → MKYMVKWRGFFIVAIIGLLVFQNVSPVLATIVDEKTTMITLKIIKEDKDTKEKINGSSFEIKNKKTGETKEVSITEHGTIIENSLSEGEYIVKEKKAAPGYTLDEQTYNVTLADKEEAITSSSTKKEAEKTPSVTEQPSKKGNLKAVITDNIFTAVKVENGTGNELGATNRIKNGGAVVLKMNFTFSGKNYKAGDTFKTVLPDSFNFGTTNLTGDFLPSTEAKWDLNASTRELTITFFKDGVQEGNYDIELSTALKSFSETEKTSQVAVFNTAGGNTVYQLEIIPEVDKATQVMLEAMPSKVNPDKATVDARFNLTKETSELGELRLSDTAYGGSTIINRNSIKVYSTDISAKGTFIGSKQLLTENTDYELIYAPSGLTIKLKEGLKAKGYQVTYERSIDKTNSSLSTIGTSATTVGSSGMLSNGSMTISVTIKAYDHLIKKAVYNPVTQCIDWTINVNYDLANLTPGTVLTDVLTDDNVSYVADSLKIKRVTFNEESGEAVIGDDASNDWTVSTISDNGSFNMNYKKTDEKAYQVTYSTKLTDFSPRKIKNEVTDEKGVKATENFDFKPDLLNKEAGEIDYYNNTMDWTITVNSEGINMQNINIVDEFSTGVKSLVSYNVYAYPSDSGYKLLTEGRDFTIQKDVSPAGFKIKLIGNYATTDNKIVVKMKTKIDLTDGAKTLDNKASFSYFDGSLTQYSETIKAEATPETSILANGGKVGKWNPATGEINWIVSVNAMGKKYDKLVLDDEFLDGTTFVEGSLQYRNVVNSSELTDLSIPLEIKGTLAQVGDANYPTKIDTSANKIHLEFGNLDTNRVFVKYKTKPKDNWFFSQWVNNKAIVSDNGADEQIYETKEFAFLQNEVIKVAGNIDNVYGNKVNWNMELLNISPERTLSNPVITNRLEQGNTGAQFIKNSFQVINTKTNEPINEENYDIIFEGNTFTIQFKNYTAMAPIKVSYSTISLLSGPISNETTVEAEDFSNVPMFFKKRNAAVSPVFTVGSGSGIATIGTIKITKVDEDDTTKKLEGAKFQLYTLDGEKSGQEIKTNSEGEILLDGIQSGKYKLVETEAPEGYNISDEYKEGKEITVNSSGEELLLTIKNAMKKGKVILTKKDSASDEVLADAEFELQNAAGSKLKEKLTTAASGNIEITDLAPGDYKLIETKAPAGYQLDATPVHFTIDFNQSEAAKVSKTNTAKTGTVVLTKKDSATNAKLADATFELRNEGGTVVRENLVTDDNGEISVADLAPGDYKLIETKAPTGYQLDAAPVRFTIDFNQTEAAKVSKTNTAKTGTVVLTKKDSATNTELADATFELRNEDGALVSENLVTDDNGEISVADLAPGDYKLIETKAPTGYQLDAAPVHFTIDFNQTEAANVTKTNKKKIGTIIVKFIDVEGNQLNDEEMHTGNVDEEYNVKAKEIVGYTLVKDSANKKGMYKETSQEITFVYEKKAMPIIVEPTEPSKPTEQLTESATVAEPKPIKQNFKTTNKSTNNKRKLPSTGDEFPYTMLFIGLFVSVAGVFFLKKPKQIK